From Mya arenaria isolate MELC-2E11 chromosome 1, ASM2691426v1, a single genomic window includes:
- the LOC128226954 gene encoding gamma-aminobutyric acid type B receptor subunit 2-like has protein sequence MTQSSIVGTSGRISFRESADPNKIVRIERVQGGKRVLIAYYRQDKRPSYFEWVDGALEWKDNQIPRDSTSKKYEEVIIPWPMYISMCAIAGIGMCVTAGLLAFNIVYRNNKFVKLSSPNINNVLLLGCFLCYTTVFIKTTGTDNTSVCEARTWCFCLGFTITFGSLFSKTWRVYRIFTNKKLLRMTIKDRQLLAINAILVGVVSSVLIIWGILSPHSIVTEFLKKEIYQIGNDEEVHPYVRVCFSENGAYYNWVIYIIEGTLLSFGAFLAWETRRVKIEALNDSQQIGLCLYNVVVLSAVGLTLSLVLNDQAVLLYGITSGCLIIGTFVTQMVVFIPKIHAVHNKIQTIGHSSAPGASTVTGATRAINNQAPKSSTTNTPK, from the exons ATGACACAGTCTTCCATTGTCGGCACGTCGGGCAGAATCTCTTTCCGTGAGAGTGCAGACCCGAACAAAATTGTCCGGATTGAGCGAGTGCAAG GTGGAAAAAGAGTGCTTATCGCTTACTATCGTCAGGACAAACGACCGTCCTACTTTGAATGGGTCGACGGAGCTCTTGAATGGAAAG ACAACCAAATACCTCGGGATTCCACATCAAAAAAGTACGAGGAGGTTATTATTCCATGGCCCATGTACATCAGCATGTGTGCCATAGCGGGAATCGGTATGTGTGTCACCGCAGGCCTTCTCGCCTTCAATATCGTCTATAGAAACAACAA ATTTGTAAAGCTGTCATCCCCTAACATCAACAATGTTCTGTTGCTCGGATGTTTTCTGTGCTACACCACCGTCTTCATCAAAACGACCGGCACCGATAACACATCTGTGTGTGAG GCCCGTACCTGGTGTTTTTGCCTGGGCTTCACCATCACCTTTGGCTCCCTTTTCTCAAAAACCTGGCGAGTGTACAGGAtcttcacaaacaagaaacttCTTAGAATG ACAATAAAGGATAGGCAACTTCTAGCTATAAATGCAATTCTGGTCGGCGTCGTGTCCTCAGTGTTAATCATTTGGGGTATACTCTCTCCGCATTCCATCGTAACAGAATTTCTCAAAAAGGAG ATTTACCAAATTGGAAACGACGAGGAGGTACATCCGTATGTGCGTGTTTGCTTTTCGGAGAACGGCGCCTATTATAACTGGGTCATTTACATAATAGAGGGTACATTGCTTTCATTTGGAGCGTTTCTTGCCTGGGAGACGAGACGG GTGAAAATCGAGGCCCTCAATGACTCCCAACAAATCGGCCTTTGCCTTTACAACGTTGTCGTCCTCAGCGCAGTTGGCCTCACTCTGTCCCTTGTTCTTAACGACCAAGCGGTTTTGCTCTACGGAATCACTTCCGGTTGTCTCATTATCGGCACGTTTGTTACTCAGATGGTCGTCTTCATTCCAAAG ATTCATGCTGTACACAACAAAATACAGACGATCGGACACTCTTCGGCTCCTGGGGCAAGCACGGTAACAGGGGCAACACGCGCCATAAATAACCAGGCGCCAAAGTCAAGCACCACCAATACTCCGAAATGA